In Arthrobacter citreus, a single genomic region encodes these proteins:
- a CDS encoding alpha/beta-type small acid-soluble spore protein: protein MANRRSSNQYASPNANSAIEQMKFEIASEFGVHLGPDTTSRANGSVGGEITKRLVQMAEQSLGGYAR, encoded by the coding sequence ATGGCAAACAGAAGATCTTCAAATCAATATGCTTCACCAAATGCAAATTCAGCAATTGAGCAAATGAAGTTCGAAATAGCTTCTGAATTTGGAGTTCACTTAGGACCAGACACAACTTCACGCGCTAACGGTTCAGTTGGTGGCGAAATTACTAAGCGTCTAGTTCAAATGGCAGAACAAAGCCTAGGCGGATATGCTCGTTAA